AATTAGGGAAGGATTTGCAAGAGAAATAGTAAGAAGAATTCAACAGATGAGGAAGGAAATGAACCTGGAAATGGAAGAAAAAATAATTGTTGAAATAAATATAGGCAAGGATAGAATAGAGGGATGGGAAAACTATGTTAAAAATGAGACAAGAAGCGTTGAAATAAAATATTGCACGCCATCGCAGGGATATATTAAAGAATGGGATATAGATGATGAAAAAATAGTTATAGGAATAAATAAAATATAATGGCTTTTAATTACTTTTTGTGATTGCAAGAAAATCGGCACTGATTGTATTAATGCAACTTACAAACGCTTTTCTTGGTTATGTTGCTCTTAAATTCATTGCAATATATATGCAGCCATGGGAGTATGGAGTTATTGGCTTTGCATATGGTTTTATTTCAATTTTCTCAATTTTTGGAGATGCTGGCTTCAATTCAGCACATATAAAAAGAGTTTCTGAAGGAAAAGACACTGAGAAATGCCTTTCTACTTTTGCATTAACAAAATTATTTCTTGCTTTTTCAATGACATTTTTAGTTTTTTTAACCATCGAACTATGGAAACTTTCTGGAAGAGGATTTGAAAGCGATGCCCATGAAAAAGCTCTTTACATTATTCTCTCTTCCTTTATCTTAAGCATTTTAGCCCAGATATTTACAACAACATTTAATGCAAAAAAAGAAATTGCAAAACAGCAATTGCCAAATTTTGCTTCAACTCTTGCAAGATGCATAGCAACAATATTTATTGCTTATTACAATCTTGGAGTTTTGCTTCTTTCCTATACCTATCTCATTGGCTCAATATTTGAATTCTTTACTGCAATAATCTTATTTAATTATAAATTTGGAAAACCTTCTTTTAATTATTTTAAATCTTATTATTCCTTTGCAATTCCAGTCGCAATAGGAAGTGCATCATCGTTGATAGTAACAAATTTTGATAGAGTTGCAATTCAAATTTTTTATGGAGCGGAAGAAGTTGGGCAATATTTTGCTGTTTCAAATCTTTCTCGATTTCTCGTTCTTTTTATTTCAGCAGTTACAAGTCTTTTATTTCCAATTGTATCGGAGCTATATGCAAAAAATGATTTAGAAGAAATAAGGAGGGTTACAAAAATTTCTGAGAGATACCTAAGCATGATTGTTTTTCCAATAGTAGCCACAATGATTTCTCTTTCATATGCAGTAATTCATATTCTTATCAGCGATAAATATTTGCCAGCCATCTCAGTTTTGCAAATTTTCCCTATTTTTTTAATACTGGAAGCATTGAGCTCACCCTATTCAACAATGCTATCTGGAATGAATAGGCCAAAATATGAGAGGAATAGACTTGCAATAATAGCATTTTCAAATGTAATATTAAATCTAATTTTGCTCCCGAAAATTGGGCTGGCGGGAGGGGCAATGGCAATAGTTTTTTCTTATCTGGCAGGGCTGATTTACATAAGGATTGTTTCATTCAGGATTGCAAAAACTGGATTGAATTATAGGGTGGCGATGCATGCAATTTCTGCGATTATTTCATATTTTGCTATAATTTATGCAACTAAATTTTTTACAATAGCAAGATGGTATCATCTTATTGCATTTTCCGTGCTTTGCTTTTTAATCTATTTCTTTGTTCTATTTATTTTGGGAGAATTTAAGAAAGAAGATTTTGTTTTCTTTGCAGATGCATTAAATCCTTTTAAGATGATTGGATATGTAATGAATGAGATAAAGAATAAATAAATGTTAAAGATAACAATTGCAATGAAAAAGGTAACAGTTATAATACCAACGATGAACTGCGAGAAAGATTTAGAAGAATGCATGATTGCTCTTAAAAATCAAAAATTCAGAGATTTTGAAATTCTTGTTGTGGATGGGCACTCAAAGGATAATACGGTAAGCATAGCTAAAAAATACGGAGCAAAAGTTATTTTTGATGAAGGAGATACGAGGGCAAGCGCCTGCAATAGAGCCTTGGAAAATGTATCCACTCCATACATAGCTTTTACAGATGCAGATTGCCTGCCACCGCCAAACTGGCTTGAAAGGATAGTTGAGGATTTTGAGAGAAATGATGTTGCAAGTGTAGGAGGAGCAAATTTTTCGCCAGATAGCGATAATGACTTTGCTAAATGCGTTGATATTGTTTATTCATCGAGATTTGTTACTGGCACAGCAAGATATGGAAAAGTTTATAATGAAATTACTGAAATTGAGCACAATCCTGGATGCAATTCTGCATATAATATGAAATTTATTAAAGGAATAAAATTTGATGAAAGCTTGCCAACTGCTGAAGATGTTGTATTTGATTATGAAATAAGGAAAAGAGGAGGAAAAATTATTTTTGACCCAGATATTGGCATGCCTCATAAGAGGAGAAACAACTTAAAAGGATTTTGGAAGCAGATATATAGATATGGCTTAGGGAGGGCAATTGCAAATAAAAAATATAAAGAGCTTGCAAGCATTTTCCATTTTTTACCATCTATTGCAATAATTTTATTGCCAATTTATATAATTTTTTCAATAATTTTCTGGATTTTCTCTTCTCCAATATTCCTTTATTTACTCTTCGCCTTCATTCTGTGCTATTTCCTACTTTGCTTATATGGAACAGCAACTTCCTATTCAAAATATAAAAATGCAAAAAGAATAATAAAATCGGCTTTTCTTATCCCAATTGCCCATATTGCCTGGGGAATTGGATATATTAAGGGAATGAGAAAATGAAGGTTGGAAATAGTAATAGAGATACTAAATCCCCATCTGTTATTCTTATTAGAGGAAGATCTTTAGCAATAGACCCCACTCTATTAAAGGTTGCTGATGCACTTTCAGAAGGAGAATATGATGTAAATATGCTTGTATGGGATAGACTAAATTCAATGGAGGAAAAAGAATATAACAAGAATTCAAAGTATAAAATAACTATATTCCATTTTAGGGCACCTACTGATAAACCGACCGCAGTGTTTTTTCATCCCATCTGGTGGCTTTATATATTCGGATATCTTCTGAAAAAAAATTACGATATTATTCATGCGAATGATTGGGACACTCTCCCTCCTTGCGTCCTAATTAAATTCATAAAAAAGAAGCCACTGATTTATACAGTGTATGATTTTTATGCTCATAATTTACCAGATGGAAGATTTAACTTTTTAAGAAAAATTGTGAGAAAGTTTTTTTCATTAGCAGAAAAATTTGGAATAGGGTTTACGGATGCTTTATTTCTGGTAGATGAAAGTAGATATGAAGAGGTTGCAGGTGCTAAAATAAAAAAATTAGATTATATTTATAATTCCCCACCTGATTACTCACATATATATCCTCCCCAAAAGGATAAAAAAGAAATGATAGTATTTTATGCTGGGTTAATTACAAAATTTCGAGGAATTCAACATATGATAGATGCTATATCACAGATAGATGATGTTAAATTAATACTTGCTGGAAAAGTTAGTGATACAGAAATTTTAGAATATGCTTCAAAATTTCCAGATAAAGTAGAATATGTTGGTATTCTCCCTACCTATAAAGAAATTATAAAGAAAACATTTGATGCGGATGTTCTTTTCAGATTTAGTGATCCTACCTTACCAAAGACCAAGTATGAAAGCTCTAACAAGCTGTTTGAAGCAATGATGGCTGGTAAACCTATTATTGTCTCAGAAGGTAGCTCGATGGCTAAAATAGTGAAAGAAGAAAATTGTGGTATAGTTATCCCTTATGGAGACATTCAATCAATAAAAGATGCCTTAACTTTACTTAAAAATGATGCAAATCTACGGCTCAAAATGGGCAAAAATGGAAGAAAGGCATACGAAAATAAATACAGTTGGGAGATAATGAAAAGAAGGATTTTGAGAATGTATAAAGAGGCAATAGAATTTAGAAAAGATTAGATCTGTTTCTCTTCTATAATTTTGCTATTTGATTTTATGATATTTGCTTAAAAATATTTCAATTCGGATTTTCCGTTTGTTTAATAAAATAATTTATAACTCTAACTTCTTCTCCACTTCCATACAAATCATATGCAAAATAGTGATATGCGTCTCCTGTATAATTGGGGTTAGCTCCGAATTCACGAATATTGTTTTGTTTGCGTATGCCTTTAGCTTGCCACCGCTCTTGCCTGTGAGGGCTATGGTGTGTGCTCCTTTCTTGTTTGCTTCAATGATTGCTCTTACCACATTTTCAGAAGAGCCAGAAGTGCTTATCCCAAAAACAATATCGCCCTTATCTGCTAATGCTTCAATTTGGCGAGCAAAAGTATGTTCATATCCATAGTCATTTGCTATTGCAGTTAATATTGAAGTATTTGTATTGAGGGATATTGCTCTGTATGGCTTTCTCGTAAGCATAAACTTGCCAACAAGCTCTGCAACAAAGTGCTGGGCATCAGATGCTGAGCCACCATTACCAAAGGCAATAATTTTCTTCCCATCTCTTAATGCATCTGCCATTATCTTTGCTATTTCTTCTATCTCACTTACGCTTATGCTCTTTCTTGCCTTTATTCCTTCTTCAATGTATTCTTTTAGATTCATCCAATCCCCACACTTCAAGTCCATTTTTAACAAATTCAATATTCCTCACTTCATATCCAGCAAGAGATTTTATCAACTTATGCCTATGCTCCTCATCAGTAAATAGCAAAGCATATCCACCTCCACCAGCGCCGAGCAATTTATAGCCAAGTGCTCCATTTTTTTCACATTTTTCAAAAAAGGTATCTATTTGGGGATTTGATATTCCCTCACTCAACTGCTTTTTATGCCCCCATTCTTCTTTTAGCAAATCCCCAAAATCTTCAAAGCTTCCTTTATATATTCTATTTTTTATCTCAACAGCAAGCCTTTTAATTTCTTCATAATGCTCAAGCACTTCTGGGTCATGCATCGTCTTCTGCATCTGCTTATGAATTATACCAGAAAAGCGAGGAGTATGGAGATTTACTAATATAAGACGGAATTGCAATTCATTTATAACATCATTTTTTATTTTCATTCTATTAACTATCACATCATCCTTTTTGAACTCAATGAAGTTGAAGCCACCAAATGTGCTGGCATATTGATCTTGCATTCCTCCAGCAATGCCTAAATCTTCCCTTTCTATTTTATATGCCAATTCTGCTATTTCATATTCATTTAAGTTTATATTCAGCCATTTTTTAAATACTCCAACCAATGAAACCATCATTGCAGAAGAAGAGCCCAAGCCAGAGCCATATTCAGTGTCGAGATGGGATATAAGATAAAAACCCTTTTCTGGATTAAAATGCTTTATTATTGCATCAAAAAAAGAAGATTTTTCTCCCTTAATGTTTCCATTTTCCAAATTTATGCTATAATCAATGTTGAATGCTGGCTCTTTTATTATAACTAACTTATCATCCCTTAATTCAAGGCTACTATATGCATATACTCCAATTGTTGCTGAAATAACATTACCACCATACTTTTCAAAATAGGGTTTTATATCTGTTCCACCACCAGCAAATGAAATGCGCAATGGAGCGCGAGAGCGAAATTTATAACCCATGACTATAAATTCCGATAATTTTAAAACATTTTCCAAATTAATTTACAATGACCCCCGCCCTCTTCATAGACCGAGACGGCACAATAAACGCAAACGAGCCAGAATATCCTCACAAACCAGAGCATCTAAAAATATACGAAGATGCAGTTGAGCTAATGAGAGAGTATCAAAGCAAAGGCTATCTAATCATAATAATAACCAACCAATCGGGCATAGGCAGAGGCTACTTCACTCTCGAACAAATGCATCAGTTCAACAATCTCCTAATCAGCGAGCTTGCCAAAAGAGGAGTAAAGATAGACGCCATCTACTTCTGCCCCCACAAACCCGATGATGCCTGCAGCTGCCGCAAGCCCAACCTTGGCCTAATAGAGCAGGCAATGAAAGACTTCAGCATAGATTTAAAAAATTCAATAATTATTGGAGACAGAGAAGATATAGAGGGAGAAATGGCAAAAAAGTTAGGTATAAGATTTATAAAGATGAAAAGATGAATCTAGCTAAAATAATTGGAATGCAGTGAAATAAAAGATTGTAAAAATAATTTATTTCTTAATTTTCTCCTTAAACCAATTAATAGTTATTTTTAAACCTTCTTCTAAAGTAGTTTTCGGTTCCCATTTTAATATTTTTCTTGCTTTT
The Thermoplasmatales archaeon DNA segment above includes these coding regions:
- a CDS encoding flippase, with translation MIARKSALIVLMQLTNAFLGYVALKFIAIYMQPWEYGVIGFAYGFISIFSIFGDAGFNSAHIKRVSEGKDTEKCLSTFALTKLFLAFSMTFLVFLTIELWKLSGRGFESDAHEKALYIILSSFILSILAQIFTTTFNAKKEIAKQQLPNFASTLARCIATIFIAYYNLGVLLLSYTYLIGSIFEFFTAIILFNYKFGKPSFNYFKSYYSFAIPVAIGSASSLIVTNFDRVAIQIFYGAEEVGQYFAVSNLSRFLVLFISAVTSLLFPIVSELYAKNDLEEIRRVTKISERYLSMIVFPIVATMISLSYAVIHILISDKYLPAISVLQIFPIFLILEALSSPYSTMLSGMNRPKYERNRLAIIAFSNVILNLILLPKIGLAGGAMAIVFSYLAGLIYIRIVSFRIAKTGLNYRVAMHAISAIISYFAIIYATKFFTIARWYHLIAFSVLCFLIYFFVLFILGEFKKEDFVFFADALNPFKMIGYVMNEIKNK
- a CDS encoding glycosyltransferase; amino-acid sequence: MKKVTVIIPTMNCEKDLEECMIALKNQKFRDFEILVVDGHSKDNTVSIAKKYGAKVIFDEGDTRASACNRALENVSTPYIAFTDADCLPPPNWLERIVEDFERNDVASVGGANFSPDSDNDFAKCVDIVYSSRFVTGTARYGKVYNEITEIEHNPGCNSAYNMKFIKGIKFDESLPTAEDVVFDYEIRKRGGKIIFDPDIGMPHKRRNNLKGFWKQIYRYGLGRAIANKKYKELASIFHFLPSIAIILLPIYIIFSIIFWIFSSPIFLYLLFAFILCYFLLCLYGTATSYSKYKNAKRIIKSAFLIPIAHIAWGIGYIKGMRK
- a CDS encoding glycosyltransferase family 4 protein, with translation MKVGNSNRDTKSPSVILIRGRSLAIDPTLLKVADALSEGEYDVNMLVWDRLNSMEEKEYNKNSKYKITIFHFRAPTDKPTAVFFHPIWWLYIFGYLLKKNYDIIHANDWDTLPPCVLIKFIKKKPLIYTVYDFYAHNLPDGRFNFLRKIVRKFFSLAEKFGIGFTDALFLVDESRYEEVAGAKIKKLDYIYNSPPDYSHIYPPQKDKKEMIVFYAGLITKFRGIQHMIDAISQIDDVKLILAGKVSDTEILEYASKFPDKVEYVGILPTYKEIIKKTFDADVLFRFSDPTLPKTKYESSNKLFEAMMAGKPIIVSEGSSMAKIVKEENCGIVIPYGDIQSIKDALTLLKNDANLRLKMGKNGRKAYENKYSWEIMKRRILRMYKEAIEFRKD
- a CDS encoding SIS domain-containing protein — protein: MNLKEYIEEGIKARKSISVSEIEEIAKIMADALRDGKKIIAFGNGGSASDAQHFVAELVGKFMLTRKPYRAISLNTNTSILTAIANDYGYEHTFARQIEALADKGDIVFGISTSGSSENVVRAIIEANKKGAHTIALTGKSGGKLKAYANKTIFVNSELTPIIQETHITILHMICMEVEKKLEL
- a CDS encoding GHMP kinase, producing the protein MGYKFRSRAPLRISFAGGGTDIKPYFEKYGGNVISATIGVYAYSSLELRDDKLVIIKEPAFNIDYSINLENGNIKGEKSSFFDAIIKHFNPEKGFYLISHLDTEYGSGLGSSSAMMVSLVGVFKKWLNINLNEYEIAELAYKIEREDLGIAGGMQDQYASTFGGFNFIEFKKDDVIVNRMKIKNDVINELQFRLILVNLHTPRFSGIIHKQMQKTMHDPEVLEHYEEIKRLAVEIKNRIYKGSFEDFGDLLKEEWGHKKQLSEGISNPQIDTFFEKCEKNGALGYKLLGAGGGGYALLFTDEEHRHKLIKSLAGYEVRNIEFVKNGLEVWGLDESKRIH
- a CDS encoding HAD family hydrolase, translated to MTPALFIDRDGTINANEPEYPHKPEHLKIYEDAVELMREYQSKGYLIIIITNQSGIGRGYFTLEQMHQFNNLLISELAKRGVKIDAIYFCPHKPDDACSCRKPNLGLIEQAMKDFSIDLKNSIIIGDREDIEGEMAKKLGIRFIKMKR